The Sedimenticola thiotaurini genomic interval GAGGCGACATTGAACACGCTGGAAAATATGTCTCAGACCGCATCAGGCCGGATGCAGGCTATCCAGGTCGGCAACCAGATCGCTATGCAGCAGGTCCGCCAGTCCCAGAAGCTGCGCGAGCTGGTCATGGCCCAGATCCAGGCACAAACCAACTACCTCGCCTCAGAGGCGGAGAAAGATGCCGCCAACCAGGCGAGGAATGAGAAATTTTTCTCAGGAGCATCGGGCGTCACCGTTGGTAATGAAGCCCAATACAACCCAGGTAATTTGTCAGGAACGAACCCATGAAAAACATAGCCCTCCCCATAATCATGCTGTGTACAACCGTGGCAATGACCGGCTGTGGCGAGAATGATACCCAGGTCAACCAAATCACCATTGAGGCCAAACCAGAACCGGCGCAAGAGAAAGAAAAACAACCCAGACGGCGCTCTGGTGTTGTTGTGGGCAATGAAACTCAATATGACCCCGGTAACTTATCGGGCCGTAGATAATGATCGAGGCAGGTATTTTAGAAAAGTGCAAGGCGATCTACGAAAGTTTCACATATGAAAAAGGAAACACGGATGAAAAAAGGATTACTGTTACCGCTGATCGCCCTGGCCCTACTGGCCTATGGTGACGCTGCCTTTGCGGCAATTAACGAAGATAACCTGCTTGATAGCATCGTCAATCAGTACCGAACCTCCGCTAGTAACTGGTCTGCTGTGATCACCAATGCCGCCCTTTGGCTGTTCTGGTCACTGGCGTTGATTGAAATCGTCTGGACCGGCATCACCCTGGCGATCAGGCAGGCCGATTTCGTAGAAGTCATATCGGAAATCGTCATGCGCGTGATATTCATCGGTTTCTTTTTAACCTTGCTGACCTTCGGTCCAGCATGGGCCGCTGATATTGTCGATTCTCTCGGACAGCTTGCCAGTCAAGCCAGTGTTGCCGGTGGGGGACTCGGAACCGTGTCACCTGGCGCAGTGTTCGATGCGGGCCTGGACTTGGCCGATCAAATGACGTCCTCAATCTCATTCTGGGACGACGCGGTAGATTCCCTCGGCCTCCTGATCGCAGCGCTAATCGTCATTATTGTCTTCGCGCTGATCACCGCCTTTCTATTGATGACAATGGTCGAGGTCTGGATTGTCCTCTTTGCCGGCATCATCCTGTTGGGTTTTGGCGGCTCCCGCTTCACCAAAGACTTTGCGCTGAAATACCTGATCTACGCCCTTTCGGTGGGCATAAAGCTGTTCGTGATGTTCCTGATCATCGGCATTGGCCAGAGCTTCATAAATCAATGGGTCACCAACTGGGAGAACGAGGATAGTCAGGTCCTTCTGGCTATCGGTGCAGCCATTGTCCTGCTCGCCCTGGTTCGCGAGATCCCCAACATCATGCAAGGCCTCATGTCCGGTATGAGCTTCGCCACGGGTGATTCCCTAGTTCGTAGCGGTGCCCAGGTGTTAAGGGGTGGCGCTGTCGCTGGTGCCGCCGTCGCAGGCGCTGGCATGGGCTTGGCCGGTGGTGCATCTGCCATTAGGGCCGCAACTAATCTCGCACATGCCCAGGGCGCATCTGGATTTGGCCAGACCGCCGTCGCGGCAGCCCGCAACCTCGGCAGCAGCTTTAAGAGCGAAGCCGGGGAACACGCCAGGCGCGGACAGTTTGCTGGCCCCAAAAAGGGCATGGGCTTCCGCATGGCCGAGGCCATGAAGGTAGCCGAGAAGGAATTGAACAGTAACAGCATCGAAAAAGGATAAGTACATGTCAGAAACAGCAAACCCCTACCTGGAAGCCCGGCGCGAATGGAACGAGCGCTATGGCTCCTACATCGCTCAAGCGGCCACCTGGCGCATGGTCGCCGTTGTGGCCCTCTTGCTTGCCATCGTCAGCGTCGGCGGGTTGATCTATGTCGCCGGAAAGTCTCAATTCATCCCCTACCTGGTCGAGGTAGACGGGCAGGGTAGGGCCGCAGCAGTGGGTCCGCTCACCGAGGCCAACGAACAGAATCCGATGGTAACAAAGGCCATGCTCGCGGGTTTCATCAGAAATTGGCGCGAGGTTACGGCGGATATCGAGATCCAGAAGCGCCGGATCTTCGCCGCCTACGCCCACATATCACAGGCAGACCCATCTTTCACAACGGCCAACGAGTATTTCAAGGCTAACGACCCCTTTGAAAGAGCCAAGACCGAAACCGTGGTGGTAGAGGTCGAAAGCCCGCTATCTCTGGGTAAAGGGGTCTGGCAACTGGAATGGGTGGAACGTCGCCGCGACAGGAAGGGAAAGACACTGGGTAAACCGACACGCTATCAGGCAGTGTTGCACACGGCACATGCCAAGGCGAGCCGGGACATCAAGCGGATACAGGTCAACCCGGTAGGGCTCTACATCACTGAATTTAACTGGACGGAAATGCTGGCTACAGCAGGGGACGCACAATGATACGCACTATCTTAATTGCCATCGGCCTGGTGATGGCCACACAGACCGCCAGCGCCGCCAAAATATCTCCCCGTGACCGCACGGGCGTCGAACTGTCAAAAGCATGGATGACCGAGGATATAAAGCCGCGCAGATCCGCCGATGGCAGTGTGGTATTCCAATATGGTGCCACTTTGCCGACCGTGGTCTGTGCCCCCCTCCGGGTGTGTGATATCGCCTTGCAGCCCGGGGAAAAAGTGATCAGCAGCCCTAAACTGGGCGATACCGTCCGCTGGAAACTCGCCCCCGCCAAGAGCGGCCCGGAAGGAGCGGAAATCATACATGCCGTAGTCAAGCCGACCGAACCGGGGTTGGATACCACGTTAATGATCCCAACGGATCGGCGCATGTACCACCTTCGCCTGGTCTCCACGAAAACCGACTGGATGCCCTTCATATCCTTCGAGTATCCGGAGGATCACGAAAAGGCATGGGCAGAAATCCAGGTCGCCCAGGCCGAACAGCAGCGCCGCGAATCGATGCGCAAGCTGGAAGTGGGTGCATCCCGTATGCCGGTCGAGGATCTGAACTTTGAATACGAGATAGACGGGGAAAGCCACTGGCGGCCTGTTCGCGTGTTCGATGATGGCAGCCACACCTATATTGACCTGCCACACAAAGCAAAGCATCGAGACGCACCGATTCTGTTGGTTAATGACGCTGAACAAGACCGCCTGGTCAACTACCGGATGCACGGCAGCCGGTTCATCGTCGATACCCTGTTTGATCAAGCCAAGCTGATTTCCGGTGTTGGCGACAATCAACAAAAAGTGGTCATCCGGAGGGCAGGGCAATGAGTAGAGTGATTATAGGGATCTTGATTGCCGCCCTACTGGGTGGCTGCCAGAACCAGATGATCCGTGACGATCTGGCACCCGTGAAGGCCGGCGCGGCCGGCTCTATCGTG includes:
- the trbG gene encoding P-type conjugative transfer protein TrbG; the encoded protein is MIRTILIAIGLVMATQTASAAKISPRDRTGVELSKAWMTEDIKPRRSADGSVVFQYGATLPTVVCAPLRVCDIALQPGEKVISSPKLGDTVRWKLAPAKSGPEGAEIIHAVVKPTEPGLDTTLMIPTDRRMYHLRLVSTKTDWMPFISFEYPEDHEKAWAEIQVAQAEQQRRESMRKLEVGASRMPVEDLNFEYEIDGESHWRPVRVFDDGSHTYIDLPHKAKHRDAPILLVNDAEQDRLVNYRMHGSRFIVDTLFDQAKLISGVGDNQQKVVIRRAGQ
- a CDS encoding VirB8/TrbF family protein, coding for MSETANPYLEARREWNERYGSYIAQAATWRMVAVVALLLAIVSVGGLIYVAGKSQFIPYLVEVDGQGRAAAVGPLTEANEQNPMVTKAMLAGFIRNWREVTADIEIQKRRIFAAYAHISQADPSFTTANEYFKANDPFERAKTETVVVEVESPLSLGKGVWQLEWVERRRDRKGKTLGKPTRYQAVLHTAHAKASRDIKRIQVNPVGLYITEFNWTEMLATAGDAQ
- the trbL gene encoding P-type conjugative transfer protein TrbL, which encodes MKKETRMKKGLLLPLIALALLAYGDAAFAAINEDNLLDSIVNQYRTSASNWSAVITNAALWLFWSLALIEIVWTGITLAIRQADFVEVISEIVMRVIFIGFFLTLLTFGPAWAADIVDSLGQLASQASVAGGGLGTVSPGAVFDAGLDLADQMTSSISFWDDAVDSLGLLIAALIVIIVFALITAFLLMTMVEVWIVLFAGIILLGFGGSRFTKDFALKYLIYALSVGIKLFVMFLIIGIGQSFINQWVTNWENEDSQVLLAIGAAIVLLALVREIPNIMQGLMSGMSFATGDSLVRSGAQVLRGGAVAGAAVAGAGMGLAGGASAIRAATNLAHAQGASGFGQTAVAAARNLGSSFKSEAGEHARRGQFAGPKKGMGFRMAEAMKVAEKELNSNSIEKG